The Populus alba chromosome 4, ASM523922v2, whole genome shotgun sequence genome contains a region encoding:
- the LOC118049445 gene encoding glutamine synthetase nodule isozyme, translated as MSLLSDLINLNLSDSTEKIIAEYIWIGGSGLDIRSKARTLSGPVSDPAKLPKWNYDGSSTGQAPGEDSEVILYPQAIFRDPFRRGNNILVICDAYTPAGEPIPTNKRCGAAKIFSHPNVVAEKPWYGLEQEYTLLQKDVKWPLGWPIGGYPGPQGPYYCGAGVDKAFGRDIVDAHYKACLYAGINISGINGEVMPGQWEFQVGPSVGISAGDELWAARYILERITEVAGVVLSFDPKPIQGDWNGAGAHTNYSTASMRNEGGYEIIKKAIAKLGLRHKEHIAAYGEGNERRLTGRHETADINTFKWGVADRGASIRVGRDTEKEGKGYFEDRRPASNMDPYVVTSMIAETTILWKP; from the exons atgtcGTTGCTTTCAGATCTCATTAACCTTAACCTCTCAGACTCCACTGAGAAAATCATTGCTGAGTACATATG GATTGGTGGATCTGGATTGGATATAAGGAGCAAAGCAAGG ACTCTTTCCGGCCCAGTTAGTGATCCTGCAAAACTTCCCAAATGGAACTATGATGGTTCCAGCACAGGCCAGGCTCCTGGAGAAGACAGTGAAGTGATCCTATA TCCACAAGCTATTTTCAGAGATCCATTTAGGAGGGGCAATAACATCCTC GTCATATGTGACGCTTATACTCCTGCTGGCGAGCCAATTCCGACAAATAAGAGATGTGGTGCTGCTAAGATATTTAGCCATCCTAATGTTGTTGCTGAGAAGccctg GTATGGCCTTGAGCAAGAATACACCTTGTTGCAGAAAGATGTTAAATGGCCACTTGGGTGGCCGATTGGTGGTTATCCTGGCCCTCAGGGACCATACTACTGTGGTGCTGGTGTTGACAAAGCCTTCGGCCGTGACATTGTCGATGCGCATTACAAGGCATGTCTGTATGCAGGCATTAACATTAGCGGCATCAATGGAGAAGTGATGCCAGGCCAA TGGGAGTTTCAAGTTGGACCTTCAGTCGGTATCTCCGCCGGAGATGAATTATGGGCTGCTCGGTATATTCTGGAG AGGATTACTGAGGTTGCTGGAGTTGTACTTTCATTTGATCCCAAGCCAATTCAG GGCGATTGGAATGGAGCCGGGGCACACACAAATTACAG TACCGCGTCTATGAGAAATGAAGGAGGCTATGAAATCATCAAGAAAGCAATTGCAAAGCTTGGTCTGAGGCATAAAGAACACATTGCAGCTTATGGAGAAGGAAATGAGCGGAGACTCACCGGCCGACACGAAACGGCTGACATTAATACCTTCAAATGG GGCGTGGCTGATCGTGGAGCTTCTATTCGTGTTGGTCGCGACAcagagaaagaaggaaaggggTATTTTGAGGATCGAAGGCCTGCTTCGAACATGGATCCATATGTTGTTACTTCCATGATTGCAGAAACCACCATCCTGTGGAAGCCATAA
- the LOC118049454 gene encoding large ribosomal subunit protein eL24: MVLKTELCRFSGAKIYPGRGIRFIRSDSQVFLFANSKCKRYFHNKLKPSKLTWTAMYRKQHKKDIAAETIKKRRRTTKKPYSRSIVGATLEVIQKKRAEKPEVRDAAREAALREIKERIKKTKDEKKAKKAEVMAKAQKSSKGSLPKGAAPKGPKLGGGGGKR, translated from the exons ATGGTTCTCAA GACTGAACTCTGCCGCTTCAGTGGGGCAAAGATATATCCTGGCAGGGGTATCAGATTTATTCGCTCTGATTCCCAG GTATTCCTCTTTGCCAACTCTAAATGCAAGAGGTACTTCCACAACAAGCTGAAACCCTCAAAGCTAACGTGGACAGCTATGTACAGGAAGCAACATAAGAAG GACATTGCTGCTGAAACTATTAAGAAGAGACGCCGCACTACCAAAAAACCGTACTCAAGGTCCATTGTAGGTGCTACTTTGGAGGTCATACAGAAGAAGCGAGCTGAGAAACCTGAAGTTCGTGATGCTGCACGAGAGGCTGCACTCCG TGAAATTAAGGAGAGgattaagaaaacaaaggaTGAGAAGAAAGCCAAAAAAGCTGAGGTAATGGCCAAGGCACAAAAGAGCAGCAAAGGTAGCTTGCCAAAGGGTGCTGCGCCAAAGGGCCCCAAGCTTGGTGGAGGTGGAGGGAAGCGGTGA